The Phormidium ambiguum IAM M-71 genome contains the following window.
TTTGTCTGGTGTTATTGCATCCCAAGCGTTACCGAGCCAATCGTCACCGGGCGATCGATCGTGCAAATGTTCGGGAACCTCGAACCCTCCAGTTGCAGCGCCCGACCATTTCATTAACTGGGTAAGATTGCGATCTATTCTGCGTAAAATTCTGAGACTTTCTTCACAACAACTCATTTGATTCTCCTGGTTTATAGGTGGTTCTGTAGCTGGAGTACCGCCGCCTCCTTCCCCATTAGGAAATATTCTTGATCCATTCATCCATACTCTAGGCTCTACATTAAAATATCCCTGACAATATCCCCCTATATGTATTAATCCCGGCCAAACATCGTGATATCCAATAACGGTTACTACTTTAGGCGGCGGAAAATTGCCTTCAAAATTAACGCGCCAATTAAAATTAGTGCTCCATCGGGGATACCTACACTCTCCTGAAATATACTCTTCCCTGGTTAGGTTATACCAAGAAACAAATCTTGTTTGATAAGCATCTTCTTGTGTCCCACCAGGATAACTTTGCCAAGCAGCCCAAGGATATTCTCTCCGAACTCCGGCAAACCCTATAGCTTTTCGTATAGCCCATCCTTCTACATCAAATCGTTGCTCAACACCAGGTTCTTCTGGCGGTGCATCTGGAAAATTAAAAGGTGGCCGACATATAGGTAAATTAATCTCAGGAGGTAGATTATCTTCTGTATATACTCCGTCTTCAAAATCTTTTTTAAGTTTTTCGTAATCTTCCAAAGTAATACAGCCCGTTGGAGCAGTTCTTTTGCATTCTGGCTTATCTTTCCTGACACAAATTTTTACTGGTGGATGGGGAATTAAATCAAATTCCCAATTAGTTTCAATTTTAGGAAGGCCATTCTGCCAAGTAATGTTAATAGGATTAGTAGCAGGAAGCGGGAAAGGGCGAGGAACGGTGTTCTGTTCCTTCATTTTTATTTGAGGTAAATAGTAGAAAGTGACACAAATTTCACATTCGGTTTCGCTAATGGCCGGAATAGGAAACATCATATTGTTCCTACCAAAGCCAAAAGAGTCGAGCCAGTCTTTCAAGTCTCCTCCCGATTGGAAAGCCTGATCGACAATGCTATTTTTTACCTCTTCTAAAGCATCTTTGTAATTATTGTAGGTTTCAATATAATCTTCAATCGATTGTTCAAACATATTTTACCTATATCCAATAACGCCAGATAATTGTTGATTAGTATTACCTTCGGCCACCACCCAAATGTCGCCTATCAATTTGTACTCATTACTAGGTTTGTTCAGCCATTCTCTACCCTCTCCCGCTTGAAGTGGATCGCCCATTCCTACACCATCAAATTGGCCGTAATTAATCCATACTCTGTTATTTCCATTATTATAAATTCTAAAAAATGCCATATTTGCAGTAGCAGTAAATAACAAGGTTCCGCTTGGTGAAACACTCCAAGCATGATTCTCTAAATTAATAATATTTTTCCCCTCGTCTGGGATAAAGGCACGCTCGACATATAAACCAGTAATTATAAGTTGATCCGCTCCTCTGATAACTCCCGCTCCTATATCCCTACATCTAATCGCTATGTCTTGACTGTCACCTAGAAAAAGCTCTGAACCTAAAGCTTTTACCGCTCTTAAAAACCCTGGATGTGGGTAAGGAATATTGCCACGATTAACTATAGATATTTCTCCAACCCTCTGCCAAGGGTCGCTGCTGCTATCCCGCTCTACAAATTCCGCTAATATCCTATTAGGTGATTTCCATTCGTTATCTCTCAAAATAAGATTTTCATCCCACTCTGTTTTAAATTCTGTTGTTAAAGCTTCTGGAAAATCCGTACTAGGTAAATCAAAAAATCGTACCTCTAAATTAAGGTTAGTTAATCTTCTTTCTAATGAAGTCCAGCTAGGATCTAGTGTGTACTTATTATAAGAAAGTGGTAAGGGTGAGAATATTTGTTCTGTTGTCCCTGCATTTCTGTCTATAATTTTTCTAAATCGCTTCATTATCTGTGGATATTCCATTATGGCATTAGCTCCAATAATTATAAGAGTCGGTTCTATTCTATTATCTAATACTAATAGAATTTTGGGTGTTCCCGCTTTAAAAAATGCTTTTTTAACGGGAGGAATCAGAGGATTTGCTAGAGCATTATCTACAAGAATTATTACAAGTATAGTTGCTTACTTCACTATTACTAAAATTGTTCAACTTGCCTTTACAGCCATAGAGTATCTTTGGCGTTTTGACTGGAATATTTCCGATGAAAACATCAACAAGCAAATAGAATCAAAATTCAATACATTAATGGGAAGTGTTGGAGGTGCGCTAGGAACAACAATCGGAGGAACAACTTGCACATTAGGAATGCTTTACATCTATCCACAAGCTCTTATGTTCGTGGATGAAATTGGAGGGGAGCTTTGGGAAGAAATCGCCAGTGCTTGGACTGCCGTACTAAATTTAGGTGCTAGGTTAGCAGCAGAAACAATATTCTTAAATGGATATAAATCTGTTCGTAATTGGTTAAAGAAATCTGGAGTAGCAGCGCAAATTTTAGGAGAAGAAAAAGCTAAGAAATGGGGTAATAGTCGCCACGTTGTTTCTATGGCGAAGACTTGGGAAAATATTGTGGAATCAATAAAACCAGAATGGATGAAACAATTTGTAGAAGAATTAACAGAAGAAGGATATGAAAGCTGCAAAGAGTTTGCTTTAATAGTGGCCAATCGTGCAGATCAAGCGATTGGGATTCAAAAAGCAGGGCTTAAAAAAGCTGTTTTAGGAAAAGAGCAAATCATAGAAATTTATCCTAATCGAGATATTCCATCTGAAGTCACTGTTTTAGCTGGGAGAGAAGAATTAGTAAGAGCGCAAACCGTACAGGTTTTAGCTCAGCATCAATTAATGGGAAATCGAGATGTAGGAATTGTAATTGGTGGTGAAAATTTCTCGGAAAACGCAGGAAGAAGAGCACCAAAACAAGTAAGTTTGATTATTGAATTTAGCCCAAGAAATGAAAAACCTTATTTCAAGCCATTAACGATTGATGGAGTAGAAAGAATTCTTAGACCCAGATACGAAATCTCTAATGTTAGGAAAACTAGACTTGATTGGGCTTTAATTCAACAAGCTTGTGGGGGAATTAATGGTTATATGTATGGGCGTGAAAATGTCACTTATAACCTAATTTCAGAAATGGGCGAAAATCGAGGACAAGTAAGAATTTATGGACAAACAAAAGCCGAAGCTAAAGATATTGCAAAAAAATTAATTGCGTTAACCGATAGTCAAATTTCTACTGGAGCAGCAGGGGAAGAGTTAGACGAAGGAAATAAAACTTCTCAACGAGGAAACATGAAGCCGATCACACGAGTCTACCCCTACAGAGTAACGGTAATAGTGGGAGTGGACACATTGAGGCGCGAAGGCCGGAAAAAGTTAACATCAGCCCAAGCAAATTCCCTAATTAGAAAAGCAGTTTTCCCCTTGCGCGGAACTGAGAAACCTTACTGGTGGGATGAGACTATCGCCAGTTTATTTACCTTAGTGGATTAAGCAATAAAAATTTACATTTTAAGTTTTACTATTATATTTTTTTGAAAACCCCAGGGGTTTTCAAAAACTTAGTGTTGTTTAGCTAAGTAAAACCACTGAATTTTTAAAAATTTTTTGGTGTTAGGCTTTTGATGATTCTGGAGATAAAAAAATGAACGATGTAACACTTGAAGATTTAGTCACTGCCTTAGCAAGTTACCCTGATATAGCTGCCTGGTGGGATGCTGCGGCGGCGCTTCCCGCCGAAACCAATGTTAATGAATTTTTTGCAAAAACTTTACTAGGTCTGCATTTAGCCGCTAATACAGTTAATTCAGGTAGAGCAGCAGGAACCAAAATTGATGGCTACCCCGCACCATCTTACGGAACCTCGGCTTTAGATTCTGCTTCCGGCGTTGGTTCAAGAATCGTTACTTATTCCGTGCGGACTAGAGTTCCCGATAGTTTGAATACTGCCTTTTCTCCTTTAACTTAAGGCTTTTTAGCTAATTAACAGAAAAGGATGAAATAAGATGCCTAGAATCAATCAATCGGTCAGGTACTATTATTTTAGTGTCACTAAAAAAATTAAAATTCCCTCTCCAACGGGGGGAGCAGGCACATCAGAGACTAGAACCTTTGGATGTATTTGCAGTAGTGCGCTAAATTTTGTCAAATTTTTGGATATTCCAGATACAGCGGCAGCAGTTCCCGCTAACCGGATCTCAGCAGTAGCGGCCAGCACTAGAACATTGCTTGTGGCTTCCGGTGGTGATGGAGCCAGCAACGTTACAGATCATGATCGCGCGATTCCAATGCCGAAAGGCAGACCTGGCTCAAAAAGGGTGATCCTTTTCACCGGAAAACCCATTGGCACGTCAAAAAGAAAGCATCAAATCTCTGTGCTTGTGCCAGCAATCATGAGTTACAAAGACATCGCTGATTTTCTTGGTGAAATTATCCCAGCAGGAAAAATTAAAGCTGATCCCACTGCCACCGACGTGAAACCATTTTTTAAAATCCAAGGGGGCGGGAAATACCCGATTATGGCTACTGCTCAAGCCGAAGCAGCCCCCGGTGTTACCGTTCCGGCAACCGCAGCCGAATCCGAAGCTTTGGCAGACAGTGCGAAACAGGGCAGAGGCCGAACCTAAAAAATGCCAGATATTTGGATCAATTTGGGTACGATTCTTCCAAAAATCAACGAATGGGAGGATTTTCCCCTCCCTTCGGTAACAGGATCTTTTATCAGGATTACTTTTTTATTTGCAGGGGGAGAAGGGCCACAAAATACCAGATCTTTCTTGTTACTTAGAAGAATCTGGTATGTTACTACTCCTCCATCAGTGGAGAGAGCTTTCAAAATTTGGCCTTCAAACTATAGCAATATAATTCACAATCCCATTCGTCAAGATTTTATTGATAATGGCTTAACTGTTTGCGAGTATCAAGCAAAAGTAGGTTTTAGATATAGGCATAGAGGCACAATCGAGAATGCTTATCAAGTTATGTTGGAGGAATTATAAATGTTACAGTTGAAGTTTTTTATGGACTTAAAAAGCTCATCAAATTTGATATTAGGACAGCTTTCTTTATATTATCCAAATGGGGAAAGAATAGATTTTACTGCTACTTCTGGTTGTCGTGGGTGGCAAAGTCATGAAAATATTTGGAAGCGTGGACGTGGCCCTATTCCTCCTGATTTTAATTATTCAGTTCCTACTGTGGGCTATCATAGCGAAACTGCTGGAATAGATGGAGAATTTTTTCACATCTGGCCAGATCCGGTTAAGAGTGACTCAGGTGTTACGCGGGGTGAATTTGGCATTCATAGAGATGCAAATTTTGATACCTCCCCTGGCAGTGCAGGGTGCATTGTACTTACTAAAGATTTTGGGTGGCAGCGTTTTTGCGAAAGAATGCACGCCCTCAAATCAGATTTTAATCTCGACCGAATCCCTTTACATATAGATTATAGATAATGCCATTTACTAATATTCCTGCGGCGACAACTACCAATAATCAAAGGGGAACCGTATCCCCTCCGACGACTACTCAAGCCTCAATTACTGCTGCGAATATTGCAACAGCCAAGGACAGATTAATGCTCACTATTTTTAACGAAAGCAACGGGACGCTTCTAATTAAATATGGTGGTACTGCTGCTAATACTGCTGGTAGTTTTGATTTGAAAATCTACGCTAATACTATCTACGAATTTCCTGGGCCTACCCTACCACCAAATACTGCTATATCCGGTCTTTGGTTGAATCCTGCTACTGGAACATTAACTGGAAATTGCATTGTATTTGAGACTATTTAGTATGCCTTTTAAATCTATAGAATCAAATGAACACGAGCATTTGAATTTAAGTGTACTAGCTAATTTTTTAGAGGTAAACGGGGAGCTTTTTTATAAAAATTACAAGATAATTAGTAATACAGAATATCTTAATATTCTTGCCAATCAATTAAGTGCTGGAGACTGGGGAGGCAGTAATCCCAGCAGCATTTTTGAGATAGTTGATGGTGATGATAATACTTATTCAGCTTGGGCGAATGGATTTGGATCGGGTAATAAGGGTTGGATAAAAGCTGATTTAGGTAGCATTTATATTGGTACTTTGGAAATCAAGTCGGACGTAGCCTTAAATGCTTCTTGGGGAACGAATACAATCAGATATTATATAGAAACTTCTACAGATGGTATTACCTATAGTTTGATTTATTCTAAGGATGTCATCAT
Protein-coding sequences here:
- a CDS encoding discoidin domain-containing protein, with the translated sequence MPFKSIESNEHEHLNLSVLANFLEVNGELFYKNYKIISNTEYLNILANQLSAGDWGGSNPSSIFEIVDGDDNTYSAWANGFGSGNKGWIKADLGSIYIGTLEIKSDVALNASWGTNTIRYYIETSTDGITYSLIYSKDVIMTTNGEVQTDTKPFNARYIRWGLLDIGNGAGKMKTAYLKVSV